The Buttiauxella selenatireducens genome has a window encoding:
- a CDS encoding 3-deoxy-7-phosphoheptulonate synthase, with translation MNKTDELRTARIDSLVTPAELAQRLAVSEQVAQNVTASRRRIEKILNGEDNRLLVIVGPCSIHDLDAAMDYAHRLQVAREQHQHRLEIVMRTYFEKPRTVVGWKGLISDPDLNGSYRVNHGIEQARRLLLQVNELGVPTATEFLDMVIGQYIADLISWGAIGARTTESQIHREMASALSCPVGFKNGTDGNTRIAVDAIRAARASHMFLSPDKHGQMTIYQTSGNPYGHIIMRGGKQPNYHAADIAAACDSLHEFDLPEQLVIDFSHGNCQKQHRRQLEVCEDVCNQIRNGSRAIAGVMAESFIQEGTQKIVAGKPLVYGQSITDPCLNWDDTKTLLDMLADATNSRF, from the coding sequence ATGAATAAAACAGATGAACTGCGCACCGCGCGCATCGACAGTCTGGTTACGCCTGCGGAACTGGCACAGCGTTTGGCTGTATCTGAACAGGTCGCACAAAACGTAACAGCCTCCCGTCGTCGTATCGAAAAGATCCTCAATGGCGAAGATAACCGCCTGCTGGTGATTGTCGGTCCTTGCTCAATCCATGACCTGGATGCGGCAATGGATTATGCCCACCGTTTGCAAGTGGCGCGCGAACAACATCAGCATCGCCTTGAAATCGTGATGCGCACGTATTTTGAAAAACCGCGCACCGTTGTGGGCTGGAAAGGCTTAATTTCCGACCCAGATTTGAACGGTAGCTATCGCGTGAACCATGGCATTGAGCAGGCTCGTCGTTTGCTTTTGCAGGTGAACGAGTTGGGTGTACCGACTGCCACCGAATTTTTGGATATGGTGATCGGGCAGTATATTGCCGATTTAATTAGCTGGGGCGCGATTGGCGCGCGTACCACGGAAAGCCAAATCCATCGTGAAATGGCCTCCGCACTCTCTTGCCCGGTAGGTTTCAAAAATGGTACTGACGGGAATACTCGCATTGCCGTTGATGCGATTCGTGCAGCCCGCGCCAGCCATATGTTCCTTTCGCCTGATAAACACGGTCAGATGACTATTTATCAAACCAGTGGCAACCCGTACGGCCATATCATCATGCGCGGTGGCAAACAGCCAAACTACCATGCGGCCGATATTGCTGCGGCGTGCGATAGCCTGCATGAGTTTGATTTACCAGAGCAACTGGTCATCGATTTTAGCCACGGCAACTGCCAGAAACAGCACCGCCGTCAACTGGAAGTGTGTGAAGACGTCTGTAACCAAATCCGTAATGGTTCGCGCGCCATTGCCGGTGTGATGGCTGAGAGCTTCATCCAGGAAGGCACGCAGAAAATTGTTGCGGGGAAACCGCTGGTCTACGGCCAGTCAATTACCGACCCTTGCCTGAACTGGGATGACACGAAGACGCTGCTCGATATGCTGGCAGACGCAACAAACAGTCGTTTTTGA
- the ppsA gene encoding phosphoenolpyruvate synthase, giving the protein MCFWYPFIYHKRIVSMSNSSPLVLWYNQLGMNDVEKVGGKNASLGEMITNLSGMGVSVPNGFATTSEAFNLFLDQSGVNQRIYELLDKTDIDDVTALAKAGAQIRQWIIDTPFQPELEKAIHDAYEQLSSDDADASFAVRSSATAEDMPDASFAGQQETFLNVQGYDAVLVAVKHVFASLFNDRAISYRVHQGYDHRGVALSAGVQRMVRSDLASSGVLFSIDTESGFDQVVFITSAYGLGEMVVQGAVNPDEFYVHKPTLAAGKPSIVRRNMGSKKIRMVYAPSQEHGKQVRIEDVPQVDRDKFSITPEEVQELAKQAVQIEKHYGRPMDIEWAKDGHTGKLFIVQARPETVRSQGQVMERYQLHDHGKIIAEGRAIGHRIGAGPVKVIHDISEMNRIQPGDVLVTDMTDPDWEPIMKKAAAIVTNRGGRTCHAAIIARELGIPAVVGCGDATERMSDGQNVTVSCAEGDTGYVYAELLDFSIKSSTVDTMPDLPLKIMMNVGNPDRAFDFACLPNEGVGLARLEFIINRMIGVHPRALLEFDQQEPALQNEIREMMKGYDDPVEFYVGRLTEGIATLGAAFWPKRVIVRLSDFKSNEYANLVGGERYEPEEENPMLGFRGAGRYVSDSFRDCFALECAAMKRVRNDMGLTNVEVMVPFVRTVAQAKAVVEELERQGLKRGENGLKIIMMCEIPSNALLADEFLQYFDGFSIGSNDMTQLALGLDRDSGVVSELFDERNDAVKALLSMAIKAAKKQGKYVGICGQGPSDHEDFAAWLMDEGIDSLSLNPDTVVQTWLSLAETNK; this is encoded by the coding sequence ATGTGTTTCTGGTACCCATTCATATATCACAAAAGGATTGTTTCGATGTCCAACTCGTCACCGCTGGTGCTTTGGTACAACCAACTCGGCATGAATGATGTAGAGAAGGTCGGGGGCAAAAATGCCTCTCTGGGTGAAATGATTACAAACCTTTCAGGTATGGGTGTTTCCGTACCGAATGGTTTTGCCACCACGTCCGAAGCGTTTAACTTATTTCTTGACCAAAGTGGTGTGAACCAGCGTATCTATGAGTTGCTGGATAAAACGGATATTGATGATGTGACTGCGCTTGCAAAAGCCGGTGCGCAAATCCGTCAATGGATAATCGATACGCCATTCCAGCCGGAGCTGGAAAAAGCCATCCACGATGCCTACGAACAGCTTTCCTCTGACGATGCTGACGCCTCTTTTGCCGTACGCTCCTCCGCGACCGCAGAAGATATGCCAGATGCCTCGTTTGCCGGACAACAAGAAACTTTCCTCAACGTACAAGGTTATGACGCGGTGTTGGTTGCCGTGAAACACGTCTTTGCTTCTCTGTTTAATGACCGCGCTATCTCTTATCGCGTTCATCAGGGTTACGACCACCGTGGCGTTGCGCTCTCTGCTGGCGTCCAGCGTATGGTGCGTTCTGACCTCGCATCCTCCGGCGTCTTGTTCTCCATCGATACCGAATCTGGTTTCGACCAGGTGGTGTTTATCACGTCCGCTTACGGACTTGGTGAAATGGTTGTACAGGGCGCGGTTAACCCGGACGAGTTCTACGTGCACAAGCCTACGCTTGCTGCCGGTAAACCGTCGATTGTGCGCCGTAATATGGGTTCGAAAAAGATCCGCATGGTTTATGCCCCAAGCCAGGAGCATGGCAAGCAGGTTCGTATCGAAGACGTGCCACAAGTGGATCGCGATAAGTTCTCTATTACGCCTGAAGAAGTGCAGGAACTGGCGAAACAAGCGGTACAAATCGAGAAACACTATGGCCGTCCGATGGATATCGAATGGGCAAAAGATGGGCATACCGGCAAGCTATTTATTGTGCAGGCACGCCCGGAAACTGTGCGTTCCCAGGGCCAGGTTATGGAGCGTTACCAGTTGCATGACCACGGCAAAATCATTGCCGAAGGGCGTGCCATCGGTCATCGCATCGGAGCCGGTCCGGTAAAAGTTATTCACGACATTAGTGAGATGAACCGTATTCAGCCGGGTGATGTGTTGGTGACTGATATGACCGACCCGGACTGGGAACCTATCATGAAAAAGGCGGCCGCGATTGTCACTAACCGTGGCGGTCGTACCTGTCATGCGGCAATTATTGCCCGTGAGCTCGGCATTCCTGCTGTTGTGGGTTGTGGCGATGCGACCGAACGCATGAGTGATGGACAGAACGTGACGGTTTCCTGTGCTGAAGGCGATACCGGCTACGTTTATGCCGAACTGCTGGATTTCAGCATTAAAAGTTCGACAGTCGATACCATGCCGGATCTGCCGCTGAAAATCATGATGAACGTCGGTAACCCTGACCGCGCCTTTGATTTTGCCTGCCTGCCAAATGAGGGTGTGGGGCTGGCGCGTCTGGAATTCATCATCAACCGCATGATTGGCGTGCATCCACGCGCGTTGCTGGAATTTGACCAGCAAGAGCCTGCGTTGCAAAACGAAATCCGTGAAATGATGAAAGGCTACGACGATCCCGTTGAGTTTTATGTCGGTCGTCTGACTGAAGGGATTGCGACATTGGGCGCAGCATTCTGGCCGAAGCGCGTGATTGTGCGTCTGTCTGACTTCAAATCTAACGAATACGCCAACCTGGTGGGCGGCGAGCGTTATGAGCCGGAAGAAGAAAACCCAATGCTTGGCTTCCGTGGGGCAGGTCGTTATGTGTCCGACAGCTTCCGCGATTGCTTCGCGCTGGAATGCGCTGCCATGAAGCGCGTACGTAATGATATGGGCCTGACGAATGTCGAAGTGATGGTGCCGTTCGTGCGTACCGTTGCGCAGGCTAAAGCTGTTGTTGAAGAACTGGAACGTCAGGGTCTGAAACGTGGCGAGAATGGGCTGAAAATCATCATGATGTGTGAGATCCCGTCAAACGCCTTGTTGGCTGACGAGTTCTTGCAATATTTTGACGGTTTCTCCATTGGTTCAAACGACATGACCCAACTGGCACTGGGGCTGGACCGCGACTCTGGCGTGGTTTCTGAACTGTTTGATGAGCGTAACGACGCAGTGAAAGCGCTGTTGTCGATGGCAATCAAAGCGGCGAAGAAACAAGGTAAATACGTCGGCATCTGTGGACAAGGGCCTTCTGACCATGAAGACTTTGCTGCCTGGTTGATGGACGAGGGGATTGATAGCCTTTCCCTGAACCCGGATACCGTGGTGCAAACCTGGTTGAGTCTGGCAGAAACGAATAAGTAA
- the ppsR gene encoding posphoenolpyruvate synthetase regulatory kinase/phosphorylase PpsR yields MDNAVDRQVFYISDGTAITAEVLGHAVMSQFPVAINSITLPFVENESRANAVREQINAIYQQTGVRPLVFYSIVLPEIRDIILQSEGFCQDIVQALVAPLQQELKLDPTPIAHRTHGLNPGNLIKYDARIAAIDYTLAHDDGISMRNLDQAQVILLGVSRCGKTPTSLYLAMQFGIRAANYPFIADDMDNIQLPAVLKPLQHKLFGLTINPERLAAIREERRENSRYASMRQCRLEVAEVEALFRKNQIRYLNSTNYSVEEMATKILDIMGLNRRMY; encoded by the coding sequence ATGGATAACGCAGTAGACAGGCAAGTTTTTTATATTTCCGATGGCACCGCCATCACCGCTGAAGTACTCGGGCACGCGGTGATGTCGCAGTTTCCGGTCGCGATTAACAGCATTACGCTGCCGTTTGTGGAAAACGAAAGCCGCGCTAATGCCGTCAGAGAGCAGATTAATGCGATTTATCAGCAAACGGGTGTGCGACCGTTGGTGTTCTACTCCATCGTATTGCCAGAAATTCGCGACATTATTTTGCAAAGTGAAGGTTTTTGTCAGGATATCGTGCAGGCACTGGTCGCCCCTTTACAGCAAGAATTGAAACTTGATCCGACGCCCATTGCCCATCGTACCCACGGTTTAAATCCTGGCAATTTAATTAAATATGATGCGCGTATTGCGGCAATTGATTACACACTTGCCCACGATGACGGCATTTCGATGCGAAACCTCGATCAGGCGCAGGTTATCTTGTTGGGCGTCTCACGCTGTGGAAAAACACCGACCAGTTTGTATCTCGCGATGCAGTTTGGTATTCGGGCCGCAAACTATCCGTTTATCGCCGACGATATGGATAACATTCAACTCCCTGCGGTACTTAAACCGCTGCAGCACAAGTTGTTTGGCCTGACGATTAACCCAGAACGCCTCGCTGCGATCCGTGAAGAGCGTCGGGAAAACAGCCGCTACGCGTCAATGCGCCAGTGCCGCCTTGAAGTGGCTGAAGTTGAAGCTCTGTTTCGTAAGAATCAGATCCGCTATCTCAACAGTACCAATTACTCGGTTGAAGAGATGGCAACCAAGATCCTCGATATCATGGGTTTGAATCGCCGCATGTACTAA